The following coding sequences lie in one Scatophagus argus isolate fScaArg1 chromosome 9, fScaArg1.pri, whole genome shotgun sequence genomic window:
- the myh14 gene encoding myosin-10 isoform X1 encodes MTRPTGGGANDVTRFLSSGVGPGSPTSNSMFSAASQADWAAKRLVWVPSEKLGFESASIREERGDEVEVELTDSQRRVTLSREEVQRMNPPRFSKVEDMADLTCLNEASVLHNLRERYYSGLIYTYSGLFCVVVNPYKNLPIYTESIVEMYRGKKRHEMPPHIYAISEAAYRSMLQDREDQSILCTGESGAGKTENTKKVIQYLAHVASSHKGGTLGRNKEAVQMDGSRSLTRGSTLVNRGMQYGELERQLLQANPILEAFGNAKTVKNDNSSRFGKFIRINFDVAGYIVGANIETYLLEKSRATRQAKDERTFHIFYQMLCGTSEETKADLLLGSADEYRFLTGGSIPLPGQSDSENFTQTMDSMAIMGFTSEESMSMLKVISAVLQFGNISFMKEKNQDQASMPDNTAAQKLCHLLGINVLEFTRAILTPRIKVGREYVQKAQTKEQADFAVEALAKATYERLFRWLVHRINRALDRRQRQGASFIGILDIAGFEIFQLNSFEQLCINYTNEKLQQLFNHTMFILEQEEYQREGIEWNFIDFGLDLQPCIDLIEKPTHPPGVLALLDEECWFPRATDRSFVEKLSAEQGSHPKFFRSKQPRGEADFSIIHYAGKVNYKADDWLVKNMDPLNDNVASLLHQSSDHFVSELWKEDIQTLPRVYFFDSYATLQANGSDMDRIVGLDQVSSGENSGPVTFGAAGLKTKKGMFRTVGQLYKESLTKLMATLRNTNPNFLRCIIPNHEKRAGKLSPHLVLDQLRCNGVLEGIRICRQGFPNRIPFQEFRQRYEILTPNAIPRAFMDGKQASELMIKALELDHNLFRVGQSKVFFRAGVLAHLEEERDLKITDTIIRFQSVSRGYLARKAFLKKQQQLSALRVMQRNCAAYLKLRNWQWWRLFTKVKPLLQVTRQDDEIQAREAQLQKAKDNLTRVEQQYTDLDRKHAQLLEEKAVLADQLQAEAELFAEAEEMRARLANRKQELEEVLGELESRLEDEEERGVQLTSEKKKMQQNIQDLEEQLEEEESARQRLLLEKVTLETKVKSLETDLLNAVEQRDRLSKEKKQLEERLSEVTDQLTEEEEKTKSLNKLKNKQEAVIADLEERLKREEQGRLEQEKWRRRMESDSVEAQEQLSDLGMLAAELRGSLAQKEKEITTLQGRLEEEGARRAEAQRALREAMSQVSELKEEVENERGMRERAEKQRRDLGEELEALRTELEDTLDTTAAQQELRSRREAELHELQRCVEEETRRHEAQLSELRVKHSTAIDSLQEQLDNSKRARQSLEKAKTVLEEERQNLISELKSLQTGRTESERGRKRAEGQLQELSARLAQADREREEREERVHKLQCEIETISNSLSSSETKSLRLTKEVSSLESQLNDAKELLQDETRQKMALGSRVRALEEEKNGLMERLEEEEERAKELTRQIQTHTQQLAEVRKQSEEVNTAVESGEEMRRKLQRELDSAIQRERQREEEKERVERQRERLREEIEDMTLALQRERQNCTALEKRQKKFDQCLAEEKAVSARLAEERDRAEADSREKETRHLALSRALQEAQDQKEELERVNKQLRLEMEQLVNQQDDVGKNVHELERTRRALETEAQNLRVQTQELEEELSEAENSRLRLEVTLQALKAQFEREISTSEEKGEEKRRALSKQVRELEIQLEEERSQRSQAVSSKKQLEAELQETEAQLETSSRGKEEAVKQLRRLQGQMKEILREFDESKLARDEIITQLKDSEKKIQTLEAEVLQLTEELSVSERQRRQAQQERDEMADEMVNSSSGKTALCEEKRRLEARVSQLEEELEEEQSNSELLAERQRKTALQVETLTVQLQGERTLAQKAEAAREQLERQNKELKARLGEMEGAVRGKHRLSVAALEAKIESMEEQLEQERQERAIANKLVRKTEKKLKEVMMQAEDERRHADQYREQLDKSMVRLKQLKRQLEEVEEENSRSNAQRRKLQRELEELTDSGQSMTREITSLRSQLSIPEWRAPLPLSMRGRRALVDDLSLENSDSEEPPASPTPSSGLPGTPTPSSDHSLDPPPPYTVNNTE; translated from the exons ATGACCAGGCCAACAGGGGGCGGCGCCAACGATGTCACCCGCTTCCTGTCATCAGGAGTGGGGCCCGGATCTCCCACTTCCAACTCTATGTTTTCTGCAGCCAGTCAGGCCGACTGGGCAGCTAAGAGGCTGGTGTGGGTGCCGTCAGAGAAGCTTGGCTTTGAG TCGGCCAGTATTCGGGAGGAGCGTGGCGATGAGGTGGAGGTTGAGCTGACAGACAGCCAGCGACGGGTCACTCTGTCCAGGGAGGAGGTTCAGCGGATGAACCCACCGCGCTTCAGTAAAGTGGAGGACATGGCTGACCTCACCTGCCTCAATGAAGCCTCAGTGCTGCACAACCTGAGAGAGAGATACTACTCTGGCTTGATCTAC acATATTCAGGGCTGTTCTGTGTGGTGGTGAACCCTTACAAGAACCTGCCCATCTATACAGAATCCATTGTGGAGATGTACCGGGGCAAGAAACGCCATGAGATGCCCCCTCACATTTATGCCATATCAGAGGCTGCCTATCGCAGCATGCTACAAG ACAGAGAAGATCAGTCAATTCTCTGCAC AGGCGAGTCTGGAGCTGGgaaaacagagaacacaaagaaagtTATCCAGTATTTGGCTCACGTTGCCTCCTCCCATAAGGGTGGCACTCTGGGTAGGAACAAGGAAGCTGTGCAG ATGGATGGCTCAAGGTCCTTAACAAGAGGCAGTACTTTGGTGAACAGG GGTATGCAATAT GGCGAGCTGGAGAGACAGCTGCTGCAGGCAAACCCCATACTGGAGGCCTTCGGCAACGCAAAGACTGTCAAGAATGACAACTCTTCCAGATTT GGTAAATTTATCCGCATTAATTTTGACGTGGCGGGGTACATAGTTGGTGCTAACATCGAGACCT ACCTCCTTGAAAAGTCCCGGGCCACCCGTCAAGCCAAAGATGAGAGGACATTCCACATCTTTTATCAAATGCTGTGTGGGACTTCAGAGGAGACAAAAG CGGACTTGCTCTTAGGATCTGCTGATGAGTACCGCTTTCTCACTGGAGGATCCATCCCCCTTCCTGGTCAGAGCGATTCAGAAAACTTCACTCAGACCATGGACTCGATGGCTATAATGGGCTTCACCTCAGAGGAGTCAATGT CTATGCTTAAGGTGATCTCTGCTGTGCTCCAGTTTGGGAATATTTCCTTCATGAAGGAGAAGAACCAGGACCAGGCCTCGATGCCTGATAACACAGCTGCTCAGAAACTGTGCCATCTGCTGGGCATTAATGTGCTGGAGTTCACCCGAGCCATCCTCACCCCCAGGATCAAAGTAGGTCGAGAGTATGTGCAGAAGGCCCAGACGAAAGAACAG GCTGACTTTGCTGTGGAGGCGTTGGCAAAGGCCACATATGAGCGCCTGTTCAGGTGGCTGGTTCACAGGATCAACAGAGCTCTGGACcgcagacagagacagggagcCTCTTTCATAGGCATCCTTGATATTGCTGGATTTGAGATCTTTCAG CTAAACTCCtttgagcagctgtgcatcAACTACACCAacgagaagctgcagcagctcttcaaCCACACCATGTTCATCTTGGAGCAGGAGGAGTACCAGCGTGAAGGCATCGAGTGGAACTTCATCGACTTTGGCCTGGACTTACAGCCCTGCATTGACCTCATTGAGAAACCA ACCCACCCTCCTGGTGTTCTGGCCCTGCTGGATGAAGAATGCTGGTTCCCCCGGGCAACAGACCGCTCATTTGTGGAGAAGCTTTCTGCAGAACAAGGCAGCCATCCAAAATTCTTCCGATCGAAGCAGCCACGTGGAGAAGCTGACTTCTCCATCATTCACTATGCTGGCAAG GTGAACTACAAGGCAGATGATTGGCTGGTGAAGAACATGGATCCTCTGAACGACAACGTGGCATCTCTTCTCCACCAGTCGTCTGATCATTTTGTGTCAGAGCTCTGGAAAGAAG ATATTCAAACTCTTCCTCGTGTCTACTTCTTTGACTCCTATGCCACACTGCAGGCTAATGGCTCGGACA TGGACAGGATTGTGGGTCTGGACCAGGTGTCGTCAGGAGAAAACAGTGGGCCGGTCACTTTTGGAGCAGCAGGACTAAAGACGAAGAAGGGAATGTTCAGGACTGTCGGTCAGCTTTACAAGGAGTCTCTCACCAAACTGATGGCCACGCTGAGGAACACCAACCCCAACTTCCTCCGCTGCATCATCCCCAACCACGAGAAGAGG GCCGGTAAACTGTCCCCCCACCTGGTTTTGGACCAGCTGAGGTGTAATGGAGTTCTAGAGGGGATCCGAATCTGCAGACAAGGCTTCCCTAACCGCATCCCTTTCCAGGAGTTcagacagag atATGAGATCCTGACTCCTAATGCTATCCCTCGTGCCTTCATGGATGGCAAACAGGCATCAGAACTCATG ATCAAAGCTCTGGAACTGGATCACAACCTGTTCAGGGTGGGTCAGAGTAAAGTCTTCTTCAGAGCAGGAGTCTTGGCTCAcctggaagaagaaagagaccTGAAGATCACAGACACCATCATACGCTTCCAGAGCGTCTCCAGAGGCTACCTCGCACGCAA AGCCTTtttgaagaagcagcagcaactgAGCGCTCTGAGGGTGATGCAGAGGAACTGTGCTGCTTACCTCAAACTCAGGAACTGGCAGTGGTGGAGGCTGTTCACCAAg GTGAAGCCTCTGCTGCAGGTGACCCGGCAAGATGATGAGATCCAGGCGAGGGAAGCCCAGCTCCAGAAGGCCAAGGACAATCTCACCCGAGTGGAACAGCAGTACACAGACCTGGACAGGAAACATGCGCAG CTGTTGGAGGAGAAGGCAGTGCTAGCTGACCAACTGCAGGCGGAGGCAGAGCTGTttgcagaggcagaggagatgagggCCCGGTTGGCCAATCGGAAacaagagctggaggaagtgctGGGCGAGCTGGAGAGTCGActggaggacgaggaggagagaggcGTGCAGCTGACcagtgagaagaagaagatgcagCAGAATATACAG GATCTGGAGGAGCagttagaggaggaggaaagtgCCCGACAGCGCCTCCTGCTGGAGAAAGTCACTCTGGAGACAAAAGTTAAGAGTCTGGAAACAGACCTGCTGAATGCAGTAGAGCAGAGAGATCGACTCAGCAAG gagaagaagcagcTTGAGGAGCGTTTGAGTGAGGTGACTGATCAGCtcactgaggaagaggagaaaaccaAAAGTCTAAACAAGCTCAAGAACAAACAGGAGGCTGTCATTGCTGACCTAGAGG AGCGCCTCAAGCGTGAGGAGCAGGGTCGCTTGGAGCAggagaagtggaggaggaggatggagagtgACTCAGTTGAGGCCCAGGAGCAGCTGTCAGACTTAGGCATGCTGGCTGCTGAGCTGAGGGGCAGTCTAGCtcagaaggagaaggaaatcACCACTCTGCAGGGCCG GTTGGAAGAAGAAGGAGCACGGCGCGCTGAAGCACAGAGGGCTCTGAGGGAGGCCATGTCCCAGGTGTCTGAGctgaaggaggaagtggagaatGAACGAGGGATGAGGGAAAGGGCAGAGAAACAGAGGCGAGACCTGGGTGAGGAGCTGGAGGCATTGAGAACCGAACTGGAGGACACTCTGGACACCACAGCAGCCCAGCAGGAACTGAG GTCTCGTCGAGAGGCGGAGTTACATGAGCTCCAGCGGTGTGTTGAGGAGGAGACTCGGCGCCACGAGGCCCAGCTGTCAGAGCTCCGAGTCAAACACAGCACTGCCATAGACAGCCTCCAGGAACAGCTGGACAATAGCAAGAGA GCACGCCAGTCACTGGAGAAGGCCAAGACGGTGctggaggaagagaggcagaATTTGATATCTGAGCTCAAGAGCCTCCAAACGGGACGCACAGAGAGCGAGCGAGGCCGCAAGAGGGCCGAGGGCCAGTTGCAGGAGCTCAGCGCTCGATTGGCtcaggctgacagagagagggaggagcgGGAAGAGAGAGTGCACAAACTACAG TGTGAGATAGAGACTATCTCCAACAGTTTGTCCTCCTCTGAAACCAAATCCCTTCGGCTCACCAAGGAGGTTAGCAGCCTGGAGAGCCAACTGAATGATGCAAAG gAATTGCTTCAAGATGAAACTCGTCAAAAGATGGCTCTTGGCTCAAGGGTGCGAgcgctggaggaggagaagaatgGACTCATGGAAAGActtgaggaggaagaagagagagccAAAGAGTTAACCCGGCAGATCCAGACCCATACCCAGCAG CTGGCAGAGGTCCGTAAGCAGTCAGAGGAGGTGAACACTGCGGTAGAATCCGGAGAGGAGATGCGCAGAAAACTCCAGAGAGAGCTCGACAGCGCCATCCAGAGGGAGcgacagagggaggaggagaaggagagagtagagaggcagagggagcgACTGAGGGAGGAAATAGAGGACATGACGTTGgccctgcagagggagagacagaactGCACGGCGCTGgagaagaggcagaagaagtTCGACCAG TGTCTGGCAGAGGAGAAGGCGGTGAGCGCTCGGCTGGCAGAGGAAAGGGACAGAGCAGAAGCAGACAGTCGAGAGAAGGAGACCAGACACCTGGCACTTTCCCGAGCCCTGCAG GAGGCCCAGGATCAGAAGGAAGAGCTAGAGAGGGTCAACAAACAGCTCCGTCTGGAAATGGAACAGCTTGTAAACCAGCAAGACGATGTCGGCAAGAAT GTCCACGAGCTGGAGCGGACCCGCAGGGCCTTGGAAACAGAAGCCCAGAACCTGCGAGTTCAGActcaggagctggaggaggagctttCAGAAGCAGAGAACTCAAGGCTGAGGCTGGAGGTCACCCTGCAAGCGCTTAAGGCTCAGTTTGAGAGGGAGATAAGCACCAGTgaggagaagggagaggagaagaggagggcgCTAAGCAAACAG GTGAGGGAGTTGGAGattcagctggaggaggagagaagtcAGCGGTCTCAGGCCGTTTCATCCAAGAAGCAGCTAGAAGCAGAACTGCAGGAAACTGAGGCCCAGTTGGAGACATCCAGCCGTGGAAAAGAGGAAGCTGTGAAGCAGCTACGGAGGCTGCAG GGTCAGATGAAGGAAATTCTGCGTGAGTTTGATGAGTCCAAGTTGGCTCGAGATGAGATCATCACACAGTTGAAAGACAGCGAAAAGAAGATCCAAACCCTAGAAGCGGAAGTCCTGCAGTTGACTGAG GAACTTTCGGtatcagagaggcagaggagacaaGCTCAGCAGGAGAGGGACGAGATGGCCGATGAGATGGTCAACAGCAGTTCTGGAAA GACGGCACTGTgtgaagagaagaggaggttAGAGGCACGAGTcagtcagctggaggaggagctggaggaggagcagagtaACTCTGAGCTGCTagcagagagacaaaggaaGACCGCTCTGCAG GTGGAGACTCTGACGGTgcagctgcagggagagagGACTCTGGCCCAGAAGGCGGAGGCGGCTCGGGAGCAGCTGGAGAGGCAGAACAAGGAGCTGAAGGCCCGActgggagagatggagggagcaGTGAGGGGCAAACACAGACTCAGCGTCGCCGCCCTGGAGGCCAAGATAGAGTCGatggaggagcagctggagcaggagagaca GGAACGAGCTATTGCCAACAAACTGGTGcggaagacagagaagaaactgaaggagGTGATGATGCAGGCAGAGGACGAGAGACGACATGCAGACCAGTACAGAGAACAG cTGGATAAGTCAATGGTCCGTCTGAAGCAGCTGaagaggcagctggaggaggtggaagaggagaacTCTCGCTCCAACGCCCAGAGGAGGAAGCTGCagagggagctggaggagctcaCCGACAGCGGGCAGAGCATGACGCGAGAGATCACCTCTCTCCGCAGCCAGCTCAG CATCCCTGAATG GCGTGCTCCGTTGCCCCTGTCGATGCGTGGACGCAGAGCGCTGGTAGACGACCTCTCGCTGGAGAACTCCGACTCGGAGGAGCCTCCTGCCTCGCCGACGCCCTCCTCTGGACTCCCAGGGACCCCAACTCCCTCCTCTGACCACAGCCTTGACCCTCCGCCTCCCTACACCGTCAACAACACAGAGTGA